One genomic segment of Rivularia sp. PCC 7116 includes these proteins:
- a CDS encoding MotA/TolQ/ExbB proton channel family protein, which yields MTRLFDIFLAGGFMMFPLLVLSVVTLAYAIQRVWFWLKLVVQERQVVQDVLTVAQYDWEKAGEIATAAEDLAIGRFLAAPLKLNNPTPENFRLALQAAADKELIDIGGSNKLLESVVVIAPLLGILGTAGGLITTFLTLRNGGADSADSSGVANLILQALISSAAGIAVAILAYTCFRLFIVLRARRVDYFATVSNQLELIYLHIWNESVQDLSIN from the coding sequence ATGACCAGACTATTTGATATCTTTTTAGCAGGGGGCTTCATGATGTTTCCTCTGCTAGTTTTGTCTGTTGTAACTTTGGCTTACGCGATACAGCGCGTTTGGTTTTGGTTAAAGTTGGTAGTTCAGGAAAGACAGGTAGTGCAGGATGTGCTGACAGTAGCACAATATGATTGGGAGAAAGCAGGAGAAATTGCGACTGCTGCTGAAGATTTGGCGATTGGGCGTTTTCTTGCTGCACCGTTAAAACTAAATAATCCAACTCCGGAGAATTTTCGTTTAGCACTACAAGCAGCGGCTGACAAAGAATTGATTGATATTGGGGGAAGCAATAAGCTGTTAGAAAGTGTAGTTGTAATTGCACCTTTGTTAGGTATTTTGGGTACTGCTGGTGGTTTAATTACTACTTTTCTAACTTTGAGAAACGGTGGTGCAGATAGTGCAGATAGTAGCGGGGTAGCAAATTTAATTCTGCAAGCCTTAATTAGTAGTGCAGCAGGAATAGCAGTAGCGATTCTTGCATATACTTGTTTTCGGCTTTTTATTGTATTACGTGCGCGTCGCGTGGACTATTTTGCCACTGTTAGCAATCAATTAGAGTTAATTTATTTGCATATTTGGAATGAATCTGTTCAAGATTTAAGTATTAATTAG
- a CDS encoding type II toxin-antitoxin system HicB family antitoxin codes for MMKLKYKMIIEWSEEDNCFLVGFPGFPGQKWRTHGDTCEEAVDNGTEANKSLVIAFQSTGESLPEPTINKAAE; via the coding sequence ATGATGAAACTTAAGTATAAAATGATAATTGAATGGTCGGAAGAAGATAATTGTTTTTTAGTTGGTTTTCCTGGCTTTCCCGGACAAAAATGGCGGACTCATGGCGACACTTGTGAGGAAGCAGTTGATAACGGAACCGAAGCTAATAAATCTTTAGTAATAGCTTTTCAATCAACTGGTGAATCTCTTCCCGAACCAACTATTAATAAAGCTGCTGAATGA